ATTCATCGCAAAAACAATACCCCGCGGATGGGTAGCGAATATAATCGAGATGGATACCGTGTACGCGATAACGCCGGACGATCTCGACTGCGGCTGCCGTCTCCAATTCCCGGTTTTTCGGGTGTGAAGGACACAGCCATGCTTCGGAAGGGGTCCCGGAAGAAGAAACCTGGAGACGCTTTTCCTTTTTCAGGAGTGAAAGAAATGAGGCGGGAACCTCCTGCCCGAGCTTGAAGCATATCTTCCAGACATGGCATCTGATGCCGTTCTTATTGCAGGCGGTCAGGCACTCATCGAGCCGGTCACCTCCTGTTTTTACAGCGGCATGATTCGGGATAAGGGAGCTTTTGTAATAAGCGATACCGCTCGTCCCCATATTCGGGAAAAGGTCGGTAAACCGGCTTTCTTTCAACCGCCCGACCGCCTCGTCCCACGAAAGTCCGGGTATTCCCGCCGCATTTGCGCACCAGACACCCCTGAACTCATTCCCCCCGCCCGACTCAAAAAACTTTTCAAACTCCAATTTACCGATACCGCCTTTTTCCGGCGGGATATACCCCGTTCGTTCTTTCAATCCGGGAAAGAAATGTTCGAGTATCGCCGCAAGCATCAGGCGTTTCCCGACGGGATCGTCCTGTAAAAGTACATGAGAAAAATGAACGCAGTTGTCCGAAATAACGGCGGCCGACAGTCCCGTGTTCTCTCCATTGACCGTATACCATGACCCGAGTGTTTTACTTTTGCCCGGGATCGGGGCCGGTTCGATAATGTTCCAGGAAGCCTGAACTACCGAGGGGGGAATCCCTCTCACCGTTTCATCCTCGAAGCGCATGGTATAGAAATATCCGGGATACTCCTCCGCAATAAAAGATCCGGCGCCGAAACCGCAATCGCCGCGAAGCGAAGGAGGAAGGATATAAAAACTAATCAGGTGACCGCCTAAAAGAAGGTAATCTTTGAGGACATCAAGCGAGGAATCACTCATCGCGGGATTATAGGGCAGAATCAGGACTTTCTTGGATCGTATTTGCTGTAGCGACAGCTTTGTATCGCTCAATATATTGCAGGTCATCCCTAAAGCGGAGAGGGTACGGGATACATTATTCGTATACTCGATAACGGAGGGCCCTTTGGCCGGATCTTTTTTATACACCGATTCATTACGAATGACTGCGACCGGAAACTCGTCCTTCATCATGGCAATCTCGGAGACGGCAAACCATGTATCTCGGCCGCTGCAGGGATAGGCGGCAAGACGGATCATCTCGATCCTGTTGTACCCTTCAGGCGACCCCGTTATCTGCATACTGCTTTTGGGAATAGTGATTGTGTCCCAGCAGTCCTTTCGCCGCGGATAAAAGGAAGCATAATACCAGCCGGTACCGCTTTTCAGATAAAGATAAAAATGCGATATCGATGAAAGATCGGCGCAATAGAAGCGGATCCGTATACCCGGATACATTGTCATATCCGAAGCATCCTGCAATGCGACGGCTTTGTCCCAGAATGACCTTTCAGGCGGCAGTGAAGAAAAGAGACAGGGAAAACGGACGGCCTTTATCCCTTTCTGTTTTTTGAGTGAAACCTTGCCGCTTTTCCCTCCGGATTTCCAGGCATTTCTGGCGGCGTTATCATCGGTGTATGAACAATTTT
The sequence above is drawn from the Spirochaetales bacterium genome and encodes:
- a CDS encoding family 10 glycosylhydrolase; its protein translation is MFGNALKFVYPLLFVFLVTTPSCRQFGTRPVPRDKMAVENCSYTDDNAARNAWKSGGKSGKVSLKKQKGIKAVRFPCLFSSLPPERSFWDKAVALQDASDMTMYPGIRIRFYCADLSSISHFYLYLKSGTGWYYASFYPRRKDCWDTITIPKSSMQITGSPEGYNRIEMIRLAAYPCSGRDTWFAVSEIAMMKDEFPVAVIRNESVYKKDPAKGPSVIEYTNNVSRTLSALGMTCNILSDTKLSLQQIRSKKVLILPYNPAMSDSSLDVLKDYLLLGGHLISFYILPPSLRGDCGFGAGSFIAEEYPGYFYTMRFEDETVRGIPPSVVQASWNIIEPAPIPGKSKTLGSWYTVNGENTGLSAAVISDNCVHFSHVLLQDDPVGKRLMLAAILEHFFPGLKERTGYIPPEKGGIGKLEFEKFFESGGGNEFRGVWCANAAGIPGLSWDEAVGRLKESRFTDLFPNMGTSGIAYYKSSLIPNHAAVKTGGDRLDECLTACNKNGIRCHVWKICFKLGQEVPASFLSLLKKEKRLQVSSSGTPSEAWLCPSHPKNRELETAAAVEIVRRYRVHGIHLDYIRYPSAGYCFCDECRKRFEEKIGRNLYKWPEEIFSDPVLTDSWENFRRETITGLVERISEEVKKVRPGIGVSAAVFPNPFLDREEVAQEWGRWCERRYVDFVCPMTYTDNALRFGVLTSAQLGHAYGVPCYPGIGISVWDTPYDMTMLFEQIRTTRELKTGGFMLFAYDRELSETIFGRRPD